A window from Theobroma cacao cultivar B97-61/B2 chromosome 3, Criollo_cocoa_genome_V2, whole genome shotgun sequence encodes these proteins:
- the LOC18603883 gene encoding RING-H2 finger protein ATL14, whose amino-acid sequence MVMEIAFSVVLLFVGVAVLVVIHVCIVGRAFRREYEDGGLVQISSNNGAKKMSDEDLKKLPSFDYKAAEKGSSPVDCVVCLENFRKGDKCKLLPNCRHSFHAQCIDSWLLKTSICPICRTSADPSKVGMILGEERGVSSHDEVELV is encoded by the coding sequence ATGGTTATGGAAATTGCCTTCTCTGTGGTACTTTTATTTGTGGGAGTGGCAGTTTTGGTGGTGATTCATGTTTGTATTGTTGGGAGGGCATTCAGGAGAGAGTATGAAGATGGCGGCTTGGTTCAAATAAGCAGCAACAATGGAGCCAAAAAGATGTCAGATGAGGACCTGAAGAAGCTACCTAGCTTTGACTACAAGGCAGCAGAGAAAGGGAGCAGCCCCGTGGATTGTGTTGTTTGCTTGGAGAATTTCAGGAAAGGTGACAAGTGCAAATTGTTGCCAAACTGCAGGCACAGCTTCCATGCTCAATGCATAGACTCCTGGCTGTTGAAGACATCCATTTGTCCTATCTGTCGAACTTCTGCTGATCCATCAAAAGTTGGGATGATCTTAGGAGAGGAAAGAGGCGTTTCAAGCCATGATGAAGTTGAATTGGTGTag